The following nucleotide sequence is from bacterium.
GACCGTTTCGGGGGAGCGTATGACCCAGAACTACGTCGAGCTTCAGCCGGGGGCGATCACCTCGGTGGACCGGCACGCAAACGAGCAGATCAACTATGTATTGAGCGGACGACTGGAGGTATGCCTTGGGGCAGACCACGCCACCAAACAGGAATTGACCCCGGGAGAGACGGTGATCATTCCACCGGACGTGGAGCATCACTTCCGAGTCGTTGGAACGGTTGCGGCGGCGATGGTCGCGTTCCTGAGCCCGCCACGAGATCGCGGATCCCGGTAGAGCCCGGATCGATGAATCGTCCCGAGACCGGGCAGTTTCTTGGGATCCTGACCGTGCCCCTGGGCAACGGCGAGGAGCTCACGTACAGGCGGTGAGTCACCTGCGAAACACCGCCAACGGCAGCAACGCGCTCACGATATACTGTCCCGCATCGACGATCTCGGAGATCTTCATGTCCACACAGAGGCTCGCAAGGATGTAGGCGTCCTCGGCCGAGAGGTGGTATGTTTCCGACAGGTGCGCGATCATCGCCCGAACCGCCTCTTGGGCTGCCTTGTAGAGATCCGGCCCGACCCCGGTCGTCCCGTACCATCCTCCGTCATTCACCCGCGGAACGAGCGGTCCGGGGGTGACGAACTGTGGCGCGGGGATTCGCCGGCCTTTCTGGAGTGTGAAGCGCAACGCAGCGTACATGGGCGCCTCGATGCCGGTGACGCACACTTCGCCATCACCCTGCGCGGCGTGGGCATCGCCGCAGCTGAATAGGGCGCCCTCAACTTGGACCGGCAGGTAGAGTGTCGCCCCGCGCGTGATCTGGCGGGTGTCCATGTTCCCCCCGAAGATCCCTGGCGGCATCACGGCCTGTTTGCTCGCGCCGGCCGGACAGACGCCCATCGTGCCAAAGAAGGGTTCGATTGGAACGGCGATATCATCGCGGAGGTAAGCGGCGTCACCGTTGGTGAGGTCGAAGATGCGCAGGTAGGGCGTTTTGAAGTCCTCGGCCAGCAGCCCGAACCCCGTGAGGATCGCAGCCCATCCCCACCCCTCGGTGTGGATGTCGAGGATTTCTATTGCGAGCGAATCGCCCGGCCCCGCGCCGTTCATATGGATCGGACCGCTCAAGGGATAGACGCGTTCCCAGTCGAGCGTGGCCAGCGTCGAGACCGTCGATGCCGGCGTGATCTGATTGTCGCTCACATCGCGCGTGCGCACGACCACGATATCGCCGCTGTCGATTACCATCACCGGCTCGTGCCTCACGTCCCAGGTAAAGTGGGCCTTGTCCACCGGAAAGTAGCGGGTCGTTCCCATCGCACTCCCTCCACCCACAGGCGTCGTCTAGGCCTAAGCGCGTTCGCAGCGCTCACATGCGCTTCTCCCCTTGGCGGTAGTGTCGCCACAGGGAGAACCCCAACCGGCCGTAAAAGTCGATGAGCGACGTCCAATCCACCACCACTTCCTCTACGCCGATCTGCGCGAGATGCCGGACCGCGTGACGGAGCAACATCAGCCCGAGACCGCGACCGCGGAAGCTCGGATCAAGGCCGATGGGGCCGATCCCGCCGGCGCGCCGGCCGGTGTCCCACGTCCA
It contains:
- a CDS encoding acetamidase/formamidase family protein, which gives rise to MGTTRYFPVDKAHFTWDVRHEPVMVIDSGDIVVVRTRDVSDNQITPASTVSTLATLDWERVYPLSGPIHMNGAGPGDSLAIEILDIHTEGWGWAAILTGFGLLAEDFKTPYLRIFDLTNGDAAYLRDDIAVPIEPFFGTMGVCPAGASKQAVMPPGIFGGNMDTRQITRGATLYLPVQVEGALFSCGDAHAAQGDGEVCVTGIEAPMYAALRFTLQKGRRIPAPQFVTPGPLVPRVNDGGWYGTTGVGPDLYKAAQEAVRAMIAHLSETYHLSAEDAYILASLCVDMKISEIVDAGQYIVSALLPLAVFRR
- a CDS encoding cupin domain-containing protein, encoding TVSGERMTQNYVELQPGAITSVDRHANEQINYVLSGRLEVCLGADHATKQELTPGETVIIPPDVEHHFRVVGTVAAAMVAFLSPPRDRGSR